The Deltaproteobacteria bacterium DNA segment GCAACAGGAATGGTTCGGGTCTGTTTTTTCCGATTGATCATCATGATATCAATATCCCCTGCCAATTCCCAAATAACCTGCCGGCACGCCCCACAGGGGGAGATGAATTCTTCTGTGTTCGCTGTCACCGCCAGCACCTTGAATCTTCTCTCACCCGCCGCAACCGCATGATAAAGCGCCCCTCGCTCCGCACAGATCGTGAGCGCATAACAACAGTTTTCCACATTCCCTGAGGAAAAAATCTTCCCCCCGCTCGTCAGAACCGCCGCTCCGACCTTGAGATTCGAATACGGGCTATAGGAGTTTCGTCTTGCGCGAAAAGCAGCCGCAATCAATCGATCTTTCATGAAAATTATCCCCCTTCCAGGTGAAAAAGTTTTTTCAGGATCTCAATATAATAAGGTCTCTCTTCTTCCATCTCTTCCGCCTTCATCGTCACTATCGGTTCGTGAAGGATCTTGTTCACAATTGCCGATGTGCAGGCATTCAGTTCCTCGCGCTCTCCAGCGGTCAGATGAGGGTGTTTTGAAAAATAACGCTCCGTCTCTTTATGTCTGATAAATTCCAGCTTCCTTTTCAGTTCCTCAATAGTCGGGGCGACAGATCTTTCCTGAAGACTCTTTTGAAACAGAAGGACCTCTTCAGCAATAATCCCCTCCGCCTTTCGAGCCTCCTTCTCGCGCTCCTTTTGATTCGCGAGGACAATCCCCTGAAGGGCATCCAAATCATAGAGATAAACATTCTCAATCTGGTTCACCTCCGGATCGATATTGCGCGGGACACCCAGATCGATCAGGAACATCGAGCGCCCCTTCCGTCGTGACATCGCCTTACGGACCTGGTCCGGTTTAAGAAAAACAGTCTCGGTTGCCAGAGACGAGATGAGGATATCAGACTCCTCCAAAGAAGAATCGAGAAGACTCAAAGGGCGAGCTTCCCCTTCAAATTGACCCACCAGCGCCTCGGCATTTTCAAGGCTTCGATTCACCATAATAATTTTTTTGACCCCCCGCTCCTGAAGATGCCGACAGGCGAGAGACCCCATCTCCCCAGCCCCCAAGACAAGAACCGTCTTTTCATCGAGACTCTCAAAAATCTTGGTAGCCAGAATCACCGCCGCATAACTTACCGAAACGGGGTACTGCCCAATCGCTGTTTCGTTGCGTACCCTCTTCGCGACCCGCAAGGAACGATGCACGAGTCTGTTCAAAAAACTTCCGGTCGTTTTGCTTTCAACAGCGATTTTGTACGCCTCCTTCACCTGTCCCCCGATCTGTGGCTCTCCAAGAACCATGGAATCGAGCCCTGCCGTCACACGAAAGAGGTGGGCAATCGCCTTCTCTTCACTTTTAAGATAAAGGTGTGGGGTCAACGCCTCTTCTGACAAGGAACTCAGACGGACAAAAAGGGTCTTGGCCCACCCGGCGCCCCGCTCCACATGCTTCGCAAAAAGATAGGTCTCGACACGATTGCAGGTCGAGATCGCCAACGCCTCCTGAACATCGTCCGAGGAAACGAGCCCTTTAAGCAGCTCGGAGAGTTTTTCTCCAGAAACGGCAAGCTTTTCCCTGAGCTCCAGGGGGGCTGTCCTATGCGAAAGGCCGAGAACAAGAAATGGCATTATAAACCTCGATGATGGATCCCTAAGAAGATCAAAACTACTGTCATAAATCCGATTAACGAAAGAAGGATTCCACGTCTCCCACGCCAACCGGAACGAATCCGGACATTTAAAAAGAAGGCATAAATCGCCCAGGTAAAGAGTGAGGCGATCTGCCTGGGATCATCGGTAAAAAACCTCCCAAACACCTTTTTCGAAAGAAAGGCGCCAAAAAGCATCCCGAGAGAGAGAAGAAGAAAACCGACACTCAAAACCTTGTAGTGAATTCGATCCATGATCTCCTGAGAGGGAATCCTCTGAAACCACGGCGGGATCGGTCGCTGTTTTTTCAAACGTCCCTCCTGAAACAGGTAGAGCAACCCCACCAAAAAACTCACCGCGAAGGTGAGAAGGGCCGCCACCATAAAGATCAAATGGGTTGTCCCAAGCAGGCTCATAGAAACTCCTCTCCAAAATGATCCCTCACCAAAGATCTGATTTTTTCCGAATCATTTGCCCGAATCGCCTCCAGGATCGGGGAGCGAACAAAGAGACTGAATTTTTCCTCATACTTTCTTCTCTCTTCCGGTGGAATTTTCGCTCGAATACCGGCCAAAAGGGCGGTTAGATCGCCGTACTCTTCGCCGAACTGAGCCTCCAACTCCTCCCGAATTTTTTTCGCCAGCGCCGGTGATCCCCCTCCTGTAGAAATCGTTAAAAGAAATTCCCCACGAGCGACCTTGGCCGGAAAGACAAAATCACAAAACTCAGGTTTGTCGACGATATTCAAAAGAACGTTTTCGGAGGTTGCCTCATCACGAAGTTCAAGATTCAGGGCCCGATCATCCGTCGCCGCGATCGCTGCGAAGGCTCCCCGAAGATCACCCGTGACATATCCCCTCTCCTTCAATCGGATCGCCCCCTTTTGAGCTAATTGTTTTAATTCCGGGTGGGACTCAGGGGCAACCACTTCAACAACCGCCCCTGCCTCAATAAGGCCTAAAACCTTCCGATAAGCAA contains these protein-coding regions:
- the cdd gene encoding cytidine deaminase, whose translation is MKDRLIAAAFRARRNSYSPYSNLKVGAAVLTSGGKIFSSGNVENCCYALTICAERGALYHAVAAGERRFKVLAVTANTEEFISPCGACRQVIWELAGDIDIMMINRKKQTRTIPVAALYPVPYKRAAKKRLLKHHLKRRRK
- a CDS encoding glutamyl-tRNA reductase, with the protein product MPFLVLGLSHRTAPLELREKLAVSGEKLSELLKGLVSSDDVQEALAISTCNRVETYLFAKHVERGAGWAKTLFVRLSSLSEEALTPHLYLKSEEKAIAHLFRVTAGLDSMVLGEPQIGGQVKEAYKIAVESKTTGSFLNRLVHRSLRVAKRVRNETAIGQYPVSVSYAAVILATKIFESLDEKTVLVLGAGEMGSLACRHLQERGVKKIIMVNRSLENAEALVGQFEGEARPLSLLDSSLEESDILISSLATETVFLKPDQVRKAMSRRKGRSMFLIDLGVPRNIDPEVNQIENVYLYDLDALQGIVLANQKEREKEARKAEGIIAEEVLLFQKSLQERSVAPTIEELKRKLEFIRHKETERYFSKHPHLTAGEREELNACTSAIVNKILHEPIVTMKAEEMEEERPYYIEILKKLFHLEGG
- the ccsA gene encoding cytochrome c biogenesis protein CcsA → MSLLGTTHLIFMVAALLTFAVSFLVGLLYLFQEGRLKKQRPIPPWFQRIPSQEIMDRIHYKVLSVGFLLLSLGMLFGAFLSKKVFGRFFTDDPRQIASLFTWAIYAFFLNVRIRSGWRGRRGILLSLIGFMTVVLIFLGIHHRGL
- a CDS encoding bifunctional precorrin-2 dehydrogenase/sirohydrochlorin ferrochelatase; the protein is MRYYPINLDLKGKKVVVIGAGSVAYRKVLGLIEAGAVVEVVAPESHPELKQLAQKGAIRLKERGYVTGDLRGAFAAIAATDDRALNLELRDEATSENVLLNIVDKPEFCDFVFPAKVARGEFLLTISTGGGSPALAKKIREELEAQFGEEYGDLTALLAGIRAKIPPEERRKYEEKFSLFVRSPILEAIRANDSEKIRSLVRDHFGEEFL